A stretch of Pirellulales bacterium DNA encodes these proteins:
- a CDS encoding bifunctional SulP family inorganic anion transporter/carbonic anhydrase — MLPTASSKLRADFIAGLVVFLVALPLCLGIAVASDAPPFAGLLAGVVGGMVVGSISKSQTSVSGPAAGLAAVVSAQIAELGSFETFLLAVFLAGIIQVVLGVIQTGEIAAFFPSSVIKGLLAAIGILLILKQFPHLFGHDADPEGEMSFYQPDSETTFSELGATLGKLHPAASVIGVLSLVLMYAWNRLPSLRRSPVPPQLTVVAFGLALTWLFKKFVTTGALDKSWLVTKSHLVNIPVSDSARDLFAVFTHPDFSALGNSAVYVSAITIAAVASLEALLNIEAADRIDPEQRTTPPNRELIAQGFGNIVGGLVGAIPVTSEIVRSSVNINAGGKTQWSIVTHGALLAAAVVAVPGLLNQIPLACLAAILIITGSKLASPALFRHMYRSGWNQLLPFLVTIGAIVLTDLLKGVLIGLAVSGLFIMFGHFRHPLRRIEENHIAGKVLRIELPSQVTFLNRAALTRALDAVPRGGHALIDARMADYIDPDVLGLIREYEKLTAPARGVHLSLSGFKDHYDLPDRIQYVDFSTRDLQTLVTPEDVLHILREGNERFRNGRQLTRDLARQRDATAAGQFPLAVVLSCIDSRAPVELVFDLGVGDVFVARIAGNVVSERVIGSMEYACAVAGAKLVLVMGHSACGAVTAAVDLHLACKKPSEATPCHNLDSLVANIQESIDPRALPRDCNWDGIDKKQVVDEVSRENVRRSVRAVLNQSQTIAEMAAKGKVAVFGAFYDLQTGEVEFFENALSEPSPGAIASSR, encoded by the coding sequence ATGCTCCCCACTGCCAGCAGCAAGCTCCGCGCCGACTTCATCGCCGGCTTGGTCGTCTTTCTGGTTGCCTTGCCGCTGTGCCTGGGGATCGCGGTCGCTTCCGATGCGCCGCCGTTCGCGGGCCTGCTGGCGGGCGTCGTCGGGGGGATGGTCGTCGGCTCGATCAGCAAGTCGCAGACCAGCGTCAGCGGCCCCGCCGCCGGGCTGGCGGCGGTCGTGTCCGCCCAGATTGCCGAACTGGGTTCGTTTGAGACCTTCCTGCTCGCGGTATTTCTTGCGGGAATCATCCAGGTCGTTCTGGGGGTGATCCAGACGGGCGAGATCGCGGCCTTCTTTCCCTCGAGCGTCATCAAGGGCCTGCTCGCGGCGATCGGCATTCTGCTGATCCTCAAGCAGTTTCCCCACCTGTTCGGGCACGATGCCGACCCGGAAGGGGAGATGTCGTTCTACCAGCCCGACAGCGAGACGACCTTCTCCGAACTGGGGGCGACGCTCGGCAAGCTCCACCCGGCCGCGTCGGTGATCGGCGTCTTGTCGTTGGTGCTGATGTACGCCTGGAACCGGCTCCCCTCGTTGCGGCGGTCGCCCGTGCCTCCCCAGTTGACGGTCGTCGCCTTCGGCTTGGCGTTGACGTGGCTGTTCAAGAAGTTCGTGACGACAGGCGCGCTCGACAAGTCGTGGCTCGTCACCAAAAGCCACCTCGTCAACATTCCCGTGAGCGACTCGGCCCGCGATCTGTTCGCGGTGTTCACCCATCCGGACTTCAGCGCTTTGGGCAATTCGGCCGTTTACGTCTCGGCGATCACGATTGCCGCGGTCGCGTCGCTCGAGGCGCTGCTCAACATCGAGGCGGCCGATCGCATCGACCCCGAGCAGCGCACCACCCCCCCCAACCGCGAGCTGATCGCCCAGGGCTTCGGCAACATCGTCGGCGGGCTGGTGGGGGCGATCCCCGTTACCTCGGAAATCGTCCGCAGCAGCGTCAACATCAACGCCGGCGGCAAGACCCAGTGGTCGATCGTCACCCACGGCGCCCTCCTGGCCGCGGCCGTGGTGGCGGTCCCCGGACTGCTCAACCAGATCCCGCTGGCCTGCCTGGCGGCGATCCTGATCATCACCGGCTCCAAACTCGCCAGCCCGGCGCTGTTTCGTCACATGTACCGCAGCGGCTGGAACCAGTTGCTGCCGTTCTTGGTGACGATCGGCGCCATCGTGCTGACCGACCTTCTCAAGGGGGTTCTCATCGGGCTGGCGGTCAGCGGGCTGTTCATCATGTTCGGCCACTTCCGACACCCGCTGCGCAGAATCGAAGAGAACCACATTGCGGGCAAGGTGCTGCGGATCGAACTCCCCAGCCAGGTGACCTTCCTTAACCGCGCCGCTCTGACCCGGGCGCTCGACGCGGTCCCCCGCGGCGGCCACGCGCTGATCGACGCCCGGATGGCCGATTACATCGATCCCGACGTGCTGGGCCTGATTCGCGAGTACGAGAAACTCACCGCCCCGGCCCGCGGGGTCCACCTGAGCCTGTCGGGATTCAAGGACCATTACGATCTGCCGGATCGGATCCAATACGTCGACTTCTCGACTCGCGACCTGCAGACGCTGGTCACCCCCGAAGACGTGCTCCACATCCTCCGCGAGGGGAACGAGCGGTTCCGCAACGGGCGCCAGTTGACGCGCGACCTCGCGCGCCAGCGCGATGCGACGGCCGCCGGGCAGTTTCCGCTGGCGGTCGTGCTGTCGTGCATCGACTCGCGGGCGCCGGTCGAGCTGGTCTTCGACCTGGGCGTGGGGGACGTCTTCGTCGCCCGCATCGCCGGCAACGTCGTCAGCGAGCGGGTCATCGGCAGCATGGAATACGCCTGCGCCGTCGCCGGGGCCAAGCTGGTGCTGGTCATGGGCCACAGCGCCTGCGGGGCCGTGACTGCCGCGGTCGATCTCCACCTCGCCTGCAAGAAGCCGAGCGAGGCGACCCCCTGCCATAACCTCGACTCGCTGGTGGCCAACATTCAGGAGTCCATCGACCCGCGAGCGCTTCCCCGCGACTGCAACTGGGACGGGATCGACAAGAAGCAGGTCGTCGACGAAGTGAGCCGCGAAAACGTCCGCCGCAGCGTGCGGGCCGTCCTCAACCAAAGCCAGACAATCGCCGAGATGGCCGCCAAGGGCAAAGTGGCGGTCTTCGGCGCCTTCTACGACCTGCAGACCGGCGAGGTCGAGTTCTTCGAGAACGCCCTCAGCGAACCGTCGCCCGGAGCGATCGCCTCGAGCCGGTGA